In Silene latifolia isolate original U9 population chromosome 3, ASM4854445v1, whole genome shotgun sequence, a single window of DNA contains:
- the LOC141649178 gene encoding uncharacterized protein LOC141649178, whose amino-acid sequence MAPGGSRQRGGYSEGGSSSREQEEDVDRSTTEVSEEEEEVAIPRHTDNRMILDPNGLWFRSQTVVRGVTNSTQENMTHGVTCWSNASDEDKEMWFNNFRRVFYWPTNLERLVWQRYNDIGKKRLRDNMYKVSKRKKAPSFMKGSSYEEYTKYRNSPEFKEASARNKINRKGGDKDAEVEPTHYGGSQSFHDRVVLDVSYLS is encoded by the exons ATGGCTCCTGGAGGAAGTAGGCAGCGCGGAGGCTATAGTGAGGGAGGTAGTAGCTCCCGAGAGCAGGAGGAGGACGTTGACCGTTCTACTACGGAggtgagtgaggaggaggaggaggttgctaTACCCCGACATACTGACAACAGGATGATCCTTGATCCGAATGGTCTttg gtttagaagtcaaacagttgttcgtggtgtgactaatagcacccaagagaacatgacacacggcgttacttgttggagtaacgctagtgatgaagataaggagatgtggttcaacaacttccgg cgtgtgttctattggccaaccaaccttgagcgcctagtttggcaaaggtataatgacattggcaagaagaggctaagggacaacatgtataaggtgtctaagaggaagaaggcgccatctttcatgaaag gttcgtcatatgaggaatataccaagtaccggaacagtcctgagttcaaggaagcatcggcccggaacaagatcaacaggaaaggaggagataaggatgcggaagttgagcctactcattatggagggtctcaatcttttcatgatcgtgtggtcttagatgtaagttatttgtcttag